The DNA window ATAAAAGAGtgtgaaataattaaatctggaAAAGAAAAGCTGACGTGGAGGAGAGACAAGTGAGAGCTAAtctgtgcattggaggggtgggGTGAGAGTGAGGTTGAGAGATATCTCCCGCCGCATTGGAGTCAGCCTTATGAGCAACGTGCGGGGCTTCCGGTGGGCCCATTTCGCGCGTTCTGAAGCCGAAGATGCCAAGGCATTCTGGAATAATCTGGAGTGGTTGGCAGCCGCGGCGTGCCGCCGGATCATGCAGGCGACGGTCAGGATCCAtccatctttacccacaagggCGAAGCCAGAAACTACGGCCATCGGGATCATCATCGCgggctcgcggccgtcgtggtaGGGTCAGTAGTGCTCTCTGGAGGCATTAAAAGGTGGCAGCCCGTCGTGGCCGATGCGTGTCCGCGTGGAAGCATCTGAATGACGCATGCTTACTCGTGCTAGGAATCGATTCCCAACTCtttccttttttaaaaaagagaGACGGCCATGAAAAGAGGTTTGGGTGTATTTTTAGTGTATGAGAAATTACACGTGTCGAACAAAATCAGGGAACGTGCTTGTACAAAAACATAGGAGCCGCTTTGCTGGTTGCTGCAACAAAATGGCTAACTGAAAAAAAATGATCAATTTTAGGTAGGCGTATCACAGGCAAGAGCTTAGCTGCGTCATGGCAGAATAGTATTCCTAGCTACGTGCATGAGCAATGAGCACCTTACCCGCTAATTGGGACAGAGCAGTGGTACACGATGATCGCTACCAAAAAGGGATCGCTAACTGTGATGCAGAACTTCCACCCGATCGAGGGCTCAAGTGCAAGTAGCAGCAGATGATTGTAGCTCCAGCCTCTAAGAAGCATCCGAGGATCAAATTGTGAACAGAATCGTGCCTCAAGGGCAGAAAAGAGACGCCCTGGTGGCATGCCTGATGGAGTGGACAACATCCAATGGTCGAAACGAAAACATAACGGATACACCTGTAAGACAGAGTAAGAAGCAAGGGCCTAACAGCAAACAAAAAAGTTCCGGGGTCAAAACTCGAGGACGAAATCGTGAAGAAAACGTTGAGCGGGAGGGCCAAGGAGAGTCCCGAGGGCATATCTGCAAGAGAAACCGGAAGCGCCGGGGACCAGTGCGcaaattctcaaaaaaatttGGACCATTTCTCGATTTGTGCGTGTCATCCTTGCGCAGGGGCCATGCTAATCTTCTCTGTATCGTTCCAATTTTATCGGATGTCTCCGAAGAGACAACTCGGTTGGAGCGCTCTGGATTATAAGTTGCGCAGGCTATCCGTGGGTGGCCGAGGTGGGACTAAACGTTGGCTTGCTTCTCCGCAGGCCGCACGACTGCTGTATGGGCTTCGGCGTGGTGCTTCGTATTAGGGCCATGGGCCGTGTTTCTCCGTGGCCATTATCTTTCTGCGAGGAAATTTTGGCAACACATGCGACCACACGCTTTGCAAAGGGCAAATAAGTTTACAAGAAATCCTGAGACTAATATGAATGTTAACAAAATTTATACACGAAAAAGTAGCACCGTTCCTTAAAGAACCACAGAAGGAAACCACCATAACACTGACATTTCGTCGCATCACATTTTTTTTTTCGCATCAGTGCCTGATCAGACCGTGTCTACATCACGAACCGAGAATTTCTAAACTATCAGCCGAAGCGCGATTAGAGATGCAGCGACCATGGCCGTCCACGCCCTTCCCAGTATCGCCGAGGAAGCTGCTGCAGAAGTCCTGCACCATCCATCCCAACAAAGTTTACCACCCGTCACACGAGTCATGAATCATCATCACAAGTCAGAGGTCGAAGAAAACATTTGCTGCCGACTTCACTTACTCAGATGCCAGGAACTTGCATGATCCGAAACCTGAAAAGAACACGGCGAAGAGCGAACAATCAGAATCCAGATCGATCACTGAACAATGTGATGATCAAAACGAACACATGATTGATGGAGCGCAAGGCACGAAGTTTACATACTTGGATCCCGCTTGACGAGGGCTCCGGCGCCGCCGAAGTTGCAGGCGATGTCGGAGTTGCCGTTCTGCTGGTAGAAGATGTTGAAGGCGTAGGAGGCGTGGGTGAGGAGAGTGTTCGGCTGGTAgcaccggccgcccggctgcagCTGGGAGCAGTCGGCGCCGCCGGGGCCGCACGCCCAGTCCAGCGCGTTCTGGAGGTCCTCCTGGGAGGCACCCGGCCGGGCCACGCACCACGTCACGCCGTTGATGAACGTTGTGTTGCCTTCCGGTGGCGACAGCGTCGGGATCGGCGTCACCGACTCCGCCTTCTCCTGTGGTGGGATGCGGCCTGCTGCAGAGGCTGAACATGCAGGAAACGGCAGAGTTGTGATATGAATTCAGAGAAATGATTCTGTCATCAAACATTGTAGAAACAACCATTGAAGAAATCTACCAGTATTACCAACCTATGAACCATCCAAGAATCAGAAGACCGTGCATGATCATCAGCTCCTTTCTCTTCATGGCTGAAGCATAAGTTACAGAACCTGAAACAGTTCCTGCTTTTCACTCTGCCCTCCTCCGTGTGTGAGTGTCTAGGGAATATAACGAGAGTATGTGTGAAGAGCAGCTGCGTCGACAGGAAAGCAGACACTGTTCATGGGAAAAAGGGCTGGATTTCACTCGGATCACTAAGCAAGACGTGCACACGGAAAGCACCCCCGGGTGCTTGCTATGGTGCATATTTATGGCCATGGGAGGGAGGTGGCATGGAAAGTGGCACAAAGAGCCAGTTTGCAGAGAGAGATGCATTTTGCACCTAACAGAGGACCAGTCTATTGGATCCTCAGGCCATGTGGTCTCAGTTTGACCAATTTGGCTCTAATTAACACAATTTACTGCTACTAACATTTGATGCTCATGACATTCAAATAAAAGGAAATCAGTGAGCTTTATTATGTTTATTAAGAATCATGCATGCAGGTGGTCTGCTCAGGTGGTATTGCAGTTCTTGCAACATGTCTGAAGCAAAGTAGGCTAGGATTATATCAGCATCTCACTCAGTTTTTAGACTGTATAACCAGTACAGGACCTTTATGAATACAATAGAATATTGAGGGGGAATGACTTGAAGGCCAGGAAACCATGGGATTCTTATGCTGATATGCATGCATGGGCATGATTTCTAGAAGGACAAAAGGAAACTTAGCCACTAGATTCCAGGAGATGTGAAGGGGCCAAGTGCATGTTCTCATACCTTTTCTTCGTCGTTTCATGGTAAATAACTTGGGTTTAATGAGGGGCTTTCCTTGTGTATTAAGGGAAGAACCTTCACTTTACAAAAACTGAAGCTAACGAAGGGGCTTCCGTGAACAAGGGAAAAAGTTAAGAATAATTGCCTCTGTTGCACTGGGAACTAAACTGGAATTCTGAAACTGGAGGATGAAAAATGATGAACTGTCGGTGGTGCTGGGGAAACTTCCATAAATAATACTAGATAGGAAAGTACTGCAGTAAGTGACAAGCCTTCACTTTACAAAGACTGAACCCCAATAAAGGTGATTCAGTGAACAGAATTACAAGGAAAAAGCTACATTTTTTTCCTGAGCTGCATCTGAACAAAACTGGAACTCTAAAAATCTAATGGAACTCTAAAAATCTAAGGATGCCAAATAATGACATGCCAGGAAGAAAgtttaaaaaaaagaagaagaagaaatgaaAGTAGTGCATCAGTGGCAATCCTAATGAGCTGAAACAACTGAAATAAAGCAACACCCATCAAACAAGGTTAAAGAGACTGTATAATATAAGCTACCCTTTGGTGCATGGTGTCATGAAGAAAGCAGTTATATTCTAACCTTGCTCGCTACAAGCTT is part of the Panicum hallii strain FIL2 chromosome 2, PHallii_v3.1, whole genome shotgun sequence genome and encodes:
- the LOC112879679 gene encoding major pollen allergen Ole e 10-like produces the protein MKRKELMIMHGLLILGWFIASAAGRIPPQEKAESVTPIPTLSPPEGNTTFINGVTWCVARPGASQEDLQNALDWACGPGGADCSQLQPGGRCYQPNTLLTHASYAFNIFYQQNGNSDIACNFGGAGALVKRDPSFGSCKFLASETSAAASSAILGRAWTAMVAASLIALRLIV